Genomic DNA from Pistricoccus aurantiacus:
TACCCATGGCCACGGGTGTGGGTGTCGAGGGAGGCCGCAATCTGTTGCATCAGATCCCGACTCTGAAGAACATGCAGTGTTTCCTGCTCTCTTTCCCAGTCCTCAGCACTCACGACCACAAATGCTGCTCCTGCGCGACGCGTCACCTTGAGGGGTTCATGCCTACTGACAACCTGCTCCACAAGACTTTTCAGGTTGTCTCTGAACTTGTTTACACTGATAACATCCATAATTTCACCATTACGTACGGAGATGCCGTACAACTATATCGCAATGCTCCCGACAAGACCAAGCACAGCGACAGCTTTTGCGTTGCGGTTTCGTTGCTTATGTGGTTCGAGTAGCGGTGGATAATGCGCACCGATATACCCTAATACTACGGTTGTAGATAAACGCTATACTTTGTTGGTCACCTAATCGTGAGTGAGGTATGCCATGCTGAATGACCTCCTGACCCCTGAGGGTCTGCGTGAGCAAGCCCATGTCTGGGAATCGGAACTGTCTTCCTGGGTGGCGGAACTGGGCGGTTATGTCAAGCGTGCCGAGGCAAGAGAACGCCTGGGTGCGTATCTGCGCGGCTTGCTGGGAGACATCGAACGACGCAACAGCTGGCAACTGGCCGAGCACCAGGGCGACACACGCCCCTACGGCTTCCAGCATCTGATCAACCGCGCTCGCTGGGACGAAGACGGGGCCCGCGATGCCGTACAACAACGCGTCTACCAGGCCTTGCGCGATGATGATGGGGTGCTGGTGGTCGATGAGACGGGATTCCTCAAGAAGGGCCGGCATTCGGCAGGCGTCAAGCGCCAGTACAGCGGGACCGCCGGCCGGATCGAAAACTGTCAGATCGGCGTGTTTCTCGGTTATGCCAGCTGCTGGGGTCAGGGCCTGATCGATCGCACTCTGTTCCTTCCTCGGGATTGGGCAGAGGATCGCAAACGCTGCCGCCAGGCGGGCATTCCCGAGACGGTGGGTCACAAGCCCAAGACGGCACTGGCCCGGGACATGCTGGTCCATGCGCTGGACAGCGGGGTTACGGCCCGCTGGGTGACAGGCGATGCCGTTTATGGCGAGTCCTTTCAGCTACGCTGGGCCCTGGAGGAACGCGACCAGGGCTACGTGATGGCGGTCAGCCGCAAGACCCATGTGTGGCGGGGACTGGAGCAACGCAAGGTCGGTGATCTGCTGACGGTATTGCAGGAGAATGCCGAGTTCGACTGGACCCGGCTTAGCGCGGGCGCCGGGAGCCAGGGACCGCGGCTGTCTGACTGGGCGTTTCTGGCCATCAATCCGGGGCCATTCCAAGGGTGGTAGCGTGGGGTGTTGGTACGGCGCTCTCTGGAGGATAAGCGGGCGATGACGGCATACCTCACTTTCGCCCCCGAGGGCACGTCACTGGCGGATCTGACGTTGGCCGCCGGGGCGCGGTGGAATATCGAGCGCTGTTTCCAGGAGAGCAAGTCCCAACTGGGCCTGGATCAGTATGAAGTACGGACGTGGACAGGCTGGCATCGTCATATCACGCGGGTGATGGCCGCCTATGCCTTGCTGGTCACGCTGCGCC
This window encodes:
- a CDS encoding IS701 family transposase, giving the protein MLNDLLTPEGLREQAHVWESELSSWVAELGGYVKRAEARERLGAYLRGLLGDIERRNSWQLAEHQGDTRPYGFQHLINRARWDEDGARDAVQQRVYQALRDDDGVLVVDETGFLKKGRHSAGVKRQYSGTAGRIENCQIGVFLGYASCWGQGLIDRTLFLPRDWAEDRKRCRQAGIPETVGHKPKTALARDMLVHALDSGVTARWVTGDAVYGESFQLRWALEERDQGYVMAVSRKTHVWRGLEQRKVGDLLTVLQENAEFDWTRLSAGAGSQGPRLSDWAFLAINPGPFQGW
- a CDS encoding type II toxin-antitoxin system Phd/YefM family antitoxin yields the protein MYGISVRNGEIMDVISVNKFRDNLKSLVEQVVSRHEPLKVTRRAGAAFVVVSAEDWEREQETLHVLQSRDLMQQIAASLDTHTRGHGYTPTDEQMNEITGI